From the Chitinispirillales bacterium ANBcel5 genome, the window AGTGTTAAATAGAGCCTGCAATCCCTTTGTTGTGCAATACGCGCAAGGTTCTCAAGCTCCTGAACAGAGAGGTTAGCGGCTCTTTGACGGGCATTAAATGAGCTGGTTCCGCAGTAAACGGCATCCGCGCCGGCGCAAATGGCAGCTTTCACACTTTCTGTGTCACCACCGGGGGCGAGGAGTTCAATCTTTTTATCTATCTTTTCACTCATCTTTTTACAATTATCAAATAAGGAACAGTTAATTTCGAAGTAAAATATGGTATATTTAACCCCAAAGCATGAAAAAAATTACTTATTCTTAACACTGCAGGCAATTAAATGTTTCTACCCACCACCGCCAAAGAGGTAAAAAACTTAGGCTGGAAACAGCTGGATATAATTCTTGTGACCGGAGATTGCTACATCGATTCACCGCTGGTTGGTGTATCGGTAATAGGCCACTGTTTAATGGATGCAGGATTCAGGGTTGGGATCATTGGCCAGCCTGATATCAGGACTTCAAACGATATAACCCGACTTGGTGAGCCGGCCCTCTTTTGGGGCGTTAGCGGTGGGTGTATCGATTCGATGGTTGCAAACAGAACCGCATCAGGCAAACCGCGCCGAACCGATGACTATACTCCCGGGGGGATAAACAACAAACGTCCCGATCGTGCAGTGATTGCCTATTGCAATCTGATCAAGGCTCATTTTAAAAACAGTGCTCCCATTGTACTGGGGGGGCTTGAAGCGTCCCTTAGAAGAGTCGCGCATTATGATTACTGGTCAAAAAAAATACGTAAATCGATTCTGTTTGACAGTAAAGCCGATTACCTTCTCTACTCCATGGCGGAAAAATCGGTGGTTGAACTTGCCTGGCACCTGAAAAAGGGGCAGGATCCACGCGCGATTCGCGGACTATGTTTTATCGCTGAAAGTGCTCCCGGTGAAGGTATTGAGCTTCCGGAATTTGAAACGGTGCGATCCGATAGATGCGCATTTACCGAAATGTTTAATTTATTCTATAGAAATAACGATCCTGTAACAGCCAGGACCCTCTATCAGAAGCAGGATACACGTTTTTTGATTCAAAACCCGCCTCAGCCCTATCTTACAGAGAAGGAGCTTGATACCGTGTACTCTTTTGATTACATGCGCGATGCTCATCCTTATCATCTGAAGAATGGGCCTGTGAAGGCACTGGATACCATTCGCTTTTCGGTCTTGACTCATCAGGGATGTTATGGTGAGTGCAGTTTCTGTTCAATAGCGGTGCATCAGGGACGCGGTGTCAGGTGTCGCAGTAAAGCATCTATTGTAAATGAAGTAAAACGCGTTGCCGCTCATCCACTGTTTAAGGGAAATATCATGGATGTGGGCGGCCCCACTGCCAATATGTATGGTTTTGAATGTTCGAAAAAGCTTAAAAAGGGTGCGTGTGCTGATAAGGCATGTCTGTTCCCTGAAGTTTGTTCGTCAATGAAGATCGATCACTCAAAACAGATTACCCTTCTCAATGATATAAAGAAAGTTCCCGGCGTCAAACGGGTGTTTG encodes:
- a CDS encoding YgiQ family radical SAM protein, with amino-acid sequence MFLPTTAKEVKNLGWKQLDIILVTGDCYIDSPLVGVSVIGHCLMDAGFRVGIIGQPDIRTSNDITRLGEPALFWGVSGGCIDSMVANRTASGKPRRTDDYTPGGINNKRPDRAVIAYCNLIKAHFKNSAPIVLGGLEASLRRVAHYDYWSKKIRKSILFDSKADYLLYSMAEKSVVELAWHLKKGQDPRAIRGLCFIAESAPGEGIELPEFETVRSDRCAFTEMFNLFYRNNDPVTARTLYQKQDTRFLIQNPPQPYLTEKELDTVYSFDYMRDAHPYHLKNGPVKALDTIRFSVLTHQGCYGECSFCSIAVHQGRGVRCRSKASIVNEVKRVAAHPLFKGNIMDVGGPTANMYGFECSKKLKKGACADKACLFPEVCSSMKIDHSKQITLLNDIKKVPGVKRVFVTSGIRYDMILADKSNGTRYLKTLIRSHISGQMKIAPEHCSSAVLKKMGKPAINTLLQFKKLFERLTKEDGKKQFLSYYFIAAHPGCGLKEMRHLKQVCSKDLHYIPKQVQLFTPSPSTRSTMMYCTGIDPFTTEKCFVEKSDAGRKKQISVVL